A region of the Sinorhizobium arboris LMG 14919 genome:
CGTATTGCAGGCTATGATGCAGATTTCCGGAGCATGCTCGGCAAGGAGCCGGCCGAAAAGAGCGATCACCCGCTCCTTCAGTGCGGCCTCTTCCCAGCCGCCATAGGGAAAACCGGCATCGTCCGCCACGTAGATGAAATGCCGCTCCGGCATCAGTACGCGCGCCTCGCGCAGTACCGTCAGGCCACCGATCCCGCTGTCGAAGACGAGGATGGGCTTCAGCTCAGTCTTTGTCACCGCCGCTCTGTTCTTTCCTGCTGTGCCCGGGCCTGCTGTGCCCGGGGGGTGCGGCGGAGCCACGCGGATTTTCGCGCGTGAAACGGTCGAGCGATGAAATGACGCCGCGCAGCACCTGGATTTCAGATTCGGTAAAGGATGGTCTGGTCAGAACCGCACGCAGATTTTCGACCAATTTCGGCCTTTTGTCGGCGGAACGGAAATAGTTGCGCGCATCGAGCGCCTCCTCCAGATGCTCGCAGAGCGCGTGCAGCTGCTCCTTTGTCGCCGGCCGCTGATCGCTCGCCTGGAAGAACGTCTCGTCCTCGGACGCCATGCCGGTCTTCAGCCATTCATAGGACATGAGCAGCACGGCCTGGGCGAGGTTGAGCGAGGCGAAGGCCGGATTGACCGGGAAAGTCACGATCTCGTCGGCAAGCGCGACCTCGGCATTGGTCAGCCCCGTCCGCTCGCGGCCGAAAATGATTCCCACCTTCTGACCGCTCTTGAACCGGTGGCGGAGTTCCCGGGCAGCGACGATCGGCGACCGCACGGGTTTGAAGCCGTCGCGGTCGCGTGCCGTGGTGGCATAGACGAAATTGAGATCGGCAAGCGCCTCTTCAAGCGTTTCATAAAGCTTGGCGCCATCGATCACGTGATCGGCGCGGCTGGCGGCGGAGCGTGCCTTTTCGCTCGGCCAGCCGTCGCGCGGGCTGACGAGGCGCAGTTCCGACAGGCCGAAATTCGCCATGGCACGCGCCACCATGCCGATATTCTCCCCGAGCTGGGGAAAGGCGAGGATGATCGCCGGGCCCTCCGTCAAAAGTTCGCGCTCGCTGTTGGTGCCTGCCATTGTCCTGTGCCTTCTGTTCGGCGCTTCCCTCGCATATATGCACGCGGATTTAAAGCCCGCGCTCCTCGCCGGCGGGCTCCGCTCGCGGCGAATGAAGGCGCTCGAGCGAAACGGCGACCATCTCCAGTCCAAGGCGGGCATCGTCGCGCGACACCGGCAGATGACGCTCGACCGGCGCGGCGACGCTCCGGGACCGGTAGAAATAGTCCGCCCCATTCTCGCGCACCTCGCGTGCGAGCTTCAGATTCTCTTCGATCCGGGCGGCGAGATCGGAGGGGTTTTCCGCGGCCTGCGACATCTTTCGGGCGAATATGCGCGCCCAATAGGTACAGCCCATGAACACCGCCAGCGTCTGGCGCACGTGGCCCGGGCGGGTGACGAGCTGCCAGGAGACGCCGAGCGGTTTGGCGGCAGCGGCGAGGTCCCTGTAGACGCGGTCGAGCGCCTGCGATCCGCTGACCAGCCTCAGGCCGGACGCTCCCATTTTTGCCGCCTCCAGCAGTTCGACGAGCATGTCGCACCAGATCCTGATTGCCGCGTCCAATGTCGTGCGGGTTCTCGTCGGAAATACGACGAACGCCACCGCAGCACCGGCAACGGAGCCGACAAGCGTTTCCTCGAGGCGCAGCTCCAGAAGCTGCGGTGTCAGGACGCCCAGAAGACTGTACGCGAGAGAGAGGACGACCGAGACGAAGAAAGTCATGGTCGCGTAGGATACCGGGAGGAAATAGAAGGCCAGAAAGATGCAGACCGCACCCAATGGCAGGACGATGTAGATCGACCCGCCGATTGCGCTTGCCGCCGCAAGTCCGACGACGATACCCGCCAGCGTGCCGGCGGACCGCTGCAAGGCCTTCACTGCGGTGTCGCCGCGCGAGCGTGTATTGGTGAAGACGAGAAAGGCTGCGAGAACCGCCCAGAACCAACGCTCGCGTGAAAGCATCAGGCCGAATACCATTGCGATTCCGGAGGCGAGCGTGATCTGGATCGCGCTTCGTAATGCAGGATCGGCGATGGAAAAGCGAGCCGTTGCTGCCGATGACTCTGGAAATGACGCCGGAGGCGGTTCATCCAGGTCGGACTCTTTTAGAGCGGCCAGGCTCGAACGCAGCCGGCCCCGCACGTTGTGGAGCCAATGCAAAGCCTTGGCTGCTTCGACCTGTTTCACGTTCGCTCCGTCCAGGGACCGCATTCCCTCGCCCACTTTCTCGGCGTCGTGCGCGAGCACCGCCTCGACAAGGGCCGCGGGCGGCATCGCTTGAAGGCTGAGCACGATCACGCTCTCGGCCGCGAGGTGAAGGTCGAAAAGCCCGATAGCGATGTCCGCAGAGACGACGCCAGGCTCCGGGGCCGGGCGACGGTTGTCCGTCGGAATGAAGCTCTCCGCCATGAGCACGGCTTCCTTCAGCCGCTCCTCCAGCGCGTGCAGCCTGCGGCGATCGACGGTCTGCTGAACGGGTCTGCGGGCAGCGGCCGCGATCTCGTGGAGGATCTGATCCACCCTCTGCTGAACGCTTGCGATCGCCCGCAAGAGATCGCGGTAGCGGTCGTCCCGGAGAAAGACGGTTCGCACCAGATGCGCGATAGCCGCTGAAATCCCGGCGCCCAGAACGAGCGCCGGCAACTGGTCCAGCGAAGGTCGCAGATAGGCTCCGGTGAAGTAGGACATGAAGGCGAACATGCCGACGGCGAACCAGCGCTGGCCGAAGGCCCGGCCATAGACTGCCACGAAGATGATCGCGAGGAAAACCACGTCGGAAACGTGTCGGTGGTTTTCCAGCGCCGAGGCGAGCGTGACCATCGCGACGCCGGTGACGACCGCCAGAATACGCGTGACCAGTTGTTCCGATGCCGTCCGGTCGCGAACCGCCAGACCGCTCTCGATCGAAAGCGTTATCGCGAGCCCGTAGGCGGCCGGCGGCAGCGGTGCGGCGATGAAATGGAAGGCGATCAGCAGAGCGACCGAGATCACCACGGTCGCCGTTATGCGGGACGCCTGCCGCAGCCGGGAAAAGGCCGGATCGTTGGCAAGGAGCCAGTCCCGCAAGCGAAGCCTCAACGTCATGGCGCCTCCGCCTGTCCGCACGCCCGCAGCGTGCAGCGTTTCCGGGATGACGACGCGCACAACACAGTTGAAGCATGCCGCCGCCCGATCTCTGAATAGCCTTTCCCGCGGCCTTTTCAAAGCTGAGAGGTGAGCGTCTGCCGCTGCTGACGGGCGTCCACAGCGGCCCGATTCGGAGGGCCCCTGCTTGGTCCAAAGTTTCGGCCGTGCATGCTTTGCCTTGCTGGCTCACAGTGCTATAGGGCTGTGGAATTCTCCCACCGGAGGGACATCGCGCCGGTGTCCCGCAAAGCATGAGGCACGTAAATGGCAAAGATCAAGGTCGCCAATCCGGTCGTCGAGCTCGACGGCGACGAGATGACCCGCATCATCTGGCAGTTCATCAAGGACAAGCTGATCCATCCCTATCTCGACCTCGATCTCGAATATTATGACCTCGGCGTCGAAAACCGCGACGCGACCGACGACCAGGTGACGATCGACGCCGCGAACGCCATCAAGAAGCACGGCGTCGGCGTCAAATGCGCCACGATCACGCCGGACGAAGGCCGCGTCGAGGAGTTCAAGCTGAAGAAGATGTGGAAGTCGCCGAACGGCACGATCCGCAACATCCTCGGCGGCGTCATTTTCCGCGAGCCGATCATCTGCAAGAACGTGCCGCGGCTCGTCCCCGGCTGGACCAAGCCGATCATCGTCGGCCGCCACGCCTTCGGCGACCAGTACCGCGCGACCGATTTCAAGTTCCCCGGCAAGGGCAAGCTTTCGATCAAGTTCGTCGGCGAAGACGGCCAGACCATCGAGCACGACGTTTACGATGCGCCCGGCGCCGGCGTGGCACTCGCCATGTACAACCTGGATGAATCGATCACCGAATTCGCGCGCGCCTCGTTCAACTACGGTCTGCAGCGCAAGGTTCCGGTCTATCTCTCGACCAAGAACACGATCCTGAAAGCCTACGACGGCCGTTTCAAGGACATTTTCCAGAAGGTCTTCGAAGAAGAGTTCGCCGATCAGTTCAAGGCCGAGAAGCTCTGGTACGAACACCGTCTGATCGACGACATGGTCGCCTCGGCGCTGAAGTGGTCCGGCGGCTATGTCTGGGCCTGCAAGAACTATGACGGCGACGTACAGTCTGACATCGTAGCGCAGGGCTTCGGCTCGCTCGGCCTGATGACGTCGGTGCTGATGACGCCGGACGGCAAGACAGTGGAAGCGGAAGCGGCTCACGGCACGGTCACGCGCCACTACCGTCAGCATCAGAAGGGCGAGGAAACCTCGACCAACTCGATCGCATCGATCTTCGCCTGGACCCGTGGCCTCGCGCATCGCGCCAAGCTCGACGGCAACGCCGAACTCGCGAAGTTCTCGGAAACCTTGGAGCGCGTCTGCGTCGACACGGTCGAATCGGGCTTTATGACCAAGGACCTGGCGCTCCTGATCGGTCCCGACCAGCCCTGGCTGTCGACCACCGGTTTCCTCGACAAGATCGACGAGAACCTCAGGAAGGCCATGGCGGCGTAATCAGCTGTCTCATCGCCAGAATTCGAAACCCGGCCTCGCGCCGGGTTTCTTTTTGCCCGCTCGAAGCGCGAAGGTGCGTCGTCCGCTTCGGTCCGTCCGCTTGTGCCGCACCACGACTCAGATAGGCTGAGCATGCCTGCCGCGCACCGTCCAGCCCAGGCGGCGGATCCGGAAAGTCTCGCCCATGCCCGATTCCCTCGTGCCGAAAACAGTCAGCGTTCTCGCAGAAGGATATGGACCCGCCCGCTTGAAAGCGGACGCGCTCGCAGGTCTGACTGTCGCAATCGTCGCTCTGCCGCTCTCTATGGCGATCGCAATCGCATCCGGCGTAACGCCCGATCGCGGGCTTTATACCGCGATCGTCGGCGGTTTCCTCGTTTCGCTCCTCGGCGGCAGCCGTGTCCAGATCGGCGGTCCCGCCGGTGCCTTCATCGTGCTCGTCGCCGCCACGGTTGCGCGGCACGGCGTCGACGGCCTGCTGCTGGCGACTTTCATGTCCGGGTTCATGCTGATCGCCGCCGGCTATCTCAGGCTAGGGCGATACATCAAGTTCATCCCCTACCCTGTCACGGTCGGCTTCACTGCGGGGATCGCAGTGATCATCTTTGCGAGCCAGCTGCGCGACCTCTTCGGCCTGACGCTTGCGACCGCGGAGCCCGGCCCAATCGTCGACAAGATCGCAGCGCTCGCGCAAGCCGCTGGAACGGCCAATTGGGCGGCGATATTGACTGCATCCCTTACCGTCGGCGTCATCCTCGCGCTGCGACACATGCGGCCGCATTGGCCGGGCATGCTGATCGCAGTCGCGGCCGCGTCCGCACTGGTCGCCCTGCTGCAATTGCCGACAGAAACCATCGGCAGCCGGTTCGGCGGCATTCCGCGCGGCCTGCCACTTCCCGCCCTGCCGCCGCTCTCGCTCGAAAAAGCCGCTGCCGTCTTTCCGGATGCCGTCTCTTTCGCCCTCCTCGGCGCGATCGAATCGCTACTCTCCGCCGTCGTCGCCGACGGCATGACAGGGCGCCGGCATCGATCGAGCATGGAACTGATCGCACAGGGAGCCGCGAATATCTGCTCGGCGCTCTTCGGCGGCATCTGCGTCACCGGGACCATTGCCCGCACCGCTACGAATGTACGCGCCGGTGCGACGAGCCCTGTCTCCGGCATGCTGCATTCCGTCTTTCTTCTGCTGTTCATGCTGCTCACCGGCCCGCTGGCGAGCTACATACCGTTGGCCTCGCTCGCCGGCGTGCTTGCAATCGTCGCCTGGAACATGATCGAGAAACCAGCCTTCATGGCGCTTCTGCGGTCCTCCTACGGCGATGCGGTCGTTCTGCTCGCCACCTTCCTCATCGTCGTCTTTCGCGAGCTTACGGAAGGCATCGTCGTGGGCTTCGCGCTCGGCGCCGTGCTCTTCATCGATCGCATGGCAAAGAGCATCTCCGTGGATGAGGCGCAGCCGCTCTCCGGCCTGAAACAGGAGAACGGCGAGGAACGCCCCGTGGTCGCCGACGATCCCGATACCGTCGTCTATCGCGTTTCGGGGATTTTCTTCTTCGGCTCGGCCGCGACCGTGGGCACCGTTCTCGATCGCATCGCCGACCAGCGCCGCAATTTCATTCTCGATTGCTCCGACGTTGCCTTCATGGATTCCACCGCTGCCAATGTCATCGAGGGCACCTTGCGCAAAGCGGAACGAACCGGCGTACGCTTCATCATCACGGGCGCGAGATCGCAGGTGCGCCGCACTCTCTACCAGCACCACGTCCGGCCGCCGCGCGTGCTGATGCGCGCCTCTGTCACCGCAGCGCTAGACACCATCCGAAACGAACGAGCGTCATGAAAAAGGGCGCCGCAGCGCCCTTTGCGGATATCAATAGGGAAGCATTTCAGCCTGCGAGCGCGACCGCAACGGCCTCGATCGCTTCCGCTGCACGTCCGCCGTCCGGACCGCCGGCTTGTGCCATGTCGGGCCGCCCGCCACCGCCCTTGCCGCCGAGCGCGGCGGAAGCGACGCGCACCAGATCCACGGCGCTGACTTTCGAGGTGAGGTCGTCGGTAACCGCCACAACGGCACTTGCCTTGCCGTCGCCGCTGACGCCGACAAAGGCAACGACTCCCGAACCGAGCGTCTTCTTGCCGTCGTCCGCTAGGCTTTTCAGATCCTTCGGCTCGACGCCGGACACGACCCTGCCGAGGAAACGGACGCCGCCGATCTCCCGGGCAGCATCCCCGGAACCGTTCTGGCCGTCACCCGCGAGCGCGAGCTTCTTCTTCGCTTCGGTAAGTTCCCGCTCCAGCTTGCGCCGCTCGTCCAGGAGAGCCTCGACCCGACCGAGAACCTCCGCAGGCTGGACCTTGAGTGCCGCGGCGAGTGTCTTCACCCGCTCGTCCTGCTCGCCGAGATAGGCGCGCGCCGCTTCACCGGTCAACGCTTCCACCCGGCGGACGCCGGCTCCGACCGCACTCTCGGAAACGACGCGGATAAGGCCGATATCCCCCGTGGCGGACACATGCGTGCCGCCGCAAAGCTCGACCGAATAAGGCCTGCCGGCTTTGGAGCCGCGAATGCCCTGCCCCATGGACACGACCCGCACCTCGTCGCCGTACTTCTCCCCGAAGAGCGCCATGGCGCCCTCGGCGATCGCATCGTCGACGCTCATCAGCCGTGTGACGACCGGCGTGTTCTGGACGATGATTTCGTTCGCCATCTCCTCGACGACCTTCAACTCCTCCGCCGTCATGGGCTTCGGATGAGAGACGTCGAAGCGCAGGCGCTCAGGCGCGACCAGCGAGCCCTTCTGCGCAACATGCGTACCAAGCACCTCGCGCAGCGCCTCGTGCAGCAAGTGCGTCGCGGAATGGTTTGCGCGCAGACGCGTACGGCGCACATGGTCGACCGCCAGGGCGGCCGCTTCGCCGGTCTTCACGCTGCCCTCCTCCACGGTGCAATAGTGGACGAAGAGCCCTTCCCCACGCTTCTGCGTGTCGGTCACTGCAAGCTTGCCGGTCTCGGTGGTGATGACGCCGGTGTCGCCCACCTGGCCGCCGGATTCGCCGTAGAAAGGCGTCTGGTTCAAAACCAACTGGACAGTCTCGCCCTTGGCGGCCGACTCGACGACGGTGCCGTCCCGGACGATCGCCTGAATGACCCCTTCGGCCGACTCGGTGTCGTAGCCGAGAAAGTCGGTCGCACCGTGCTTGTCTCTGAGTTCGAACCAGATGGTCTCGGTCGCGGCTTCGCCGGAGCCGGTCCAGTTGGCGCGGGCCTCGGCCTTCTGCCGTTGCATGGCGGCCGCAAATGCGTCCGTATCGACCCCGATGCCCTTGGCACGCAGTGCATCCTGCGTGAGGTCGAGCGGGAAACCGTAGGTGTCGTAGAGCTTGAAGGCCGTTTCACCGTTGAACTGATCGCCTTCCGAAAGATCGGCCGAGGCTTCCGCCAGAAGGTTGAGGCCGCGCTCCAGGGTCTTGCGGAAGCGGGTTTCCTCCAGCTTCAGCGTTTCCGAGATCAGCGCTTCGGCGCGGACCAGTTCCGGATAGGCGCGCCCCATCTGACCCACAAGTGCCGGCAGGAGCCTCCACATCAGCGGATCCCGCGCGCCAAGCAGCTGTGCATGGCGCATAGCGCGACGCATGATTCGGCGCAGCACGTAACCGCGGCCTTCGTTCGACGGCAGAACCCCGTCGGCAATCAGGAAGGCCGACGAACGCAGATGGTCTGCGATCACGCGATGGCTCGCGCGGCGGTCGCCTTCGGCCTTGACGCCGGTCGCCTCCTCGGAAGCAGCGATCAATGCGCGGAAAAGATCGATGTCATAGTTGTCGTGCTGGCCCTGGAGCACGGCGGCAACGCGCTCCAGCCCCATGCCCGTGTCGATCGAGGGCCGCGGAAGGTCGACGCGCTCTTCCTTCGTGACCTGCTCGTACTGCATGAAGACGAGGTTCCAGATCTCGATGAAGCGATCGCCGTCTTCCTCGGCCGAGCCGGGAGGTCCGCCCCATATCTGTTCGCCGTGATCGTAGAATATCTCCGAGCACGGGCCGCATGGGCCGGTATCACCCATAGCCCAGAAGTTGTCGCTCGTCGGGATGCGGATGATACGGTCGTCGCTCAGGCCGGCGATCTTCTTCCAGAGGCCGAAAGCCTCGTCGTCCGTGTGATAGACGGTGACGAGCAGCCGCTTCGGATCGAGCCCGTATTCCTTGGTGATCAGGTTCCAGGCAAGCTCGATCGCGCGCTCCTTGAAATAGTCGCCGAAGGAGAAATTGCCGAGCATTTCGAAGAAGGTGTGGTGCCGGGCGGTATAGCCGACATTGTCGAGGTCGTTGTGCTTGCCGCCGGCGCGCACGCATTTCTGCGCCGTGGCCGCGGTCGAGTAAGGACGCTGCTCGAGGCCGGTGAACACGTTCTTGAACTGCACCATGCCGGCATTGGTGAACATCAATGTCGGGTCATTGCGCGGCACGAGGGGGCTGGACGGCACGATCTCGTGACCGTTCTTGCGGAAATAGTCGAGAAACATCGACCGGATTTCATTCACGCCGCTCATCTTGCGTCCTATCTGTGTACTGCACCGGCGGCAACCGGACGTATTCGGGCCGCCAGCCGCACTCTTCAACCCCGCGCAAAAGCGCGTCGCGTTCAATCGAATTCATGCGGCGCGCTTATTGCTCTTGTTTTCGTACATGTCGTCGTCCCAAAAGCGCTGCGCGCTTTCAGGCGGCATGCATCGTCGTAGCCGCACTCTCCGCCGGCGGAGCCGTCGGAACCACAGGCTTTTATCGTCCGCATATCATGCTGTCCAGACGGCAGCAAAAAACCGGCCGCACGCGACGAGGGCCGGTTTTGCATGCTTCAAGGAGACGGTCGCCGCCCCTTACATATCGGCGGCTTCGTCGCCTTCGCTTTCCGGCCCGCCATTCTCCAGGAACCGATCCGCGATGAGACCGGCATTCTGCCGCAAGGCCGTTTCGATTTCGCGCAGCAGATCGGGATTTTCCCGCAGGAAGAGCTTGGCGTTCTCCCGCCCCTGGCCGAGGCGTTGGCTGTTATAGGAAAACCATGCACCGGATTTCTCGACGATGCCCGCCTTGACTCCGAGGTCGATCAACTCGCCCGTCTTCGAAACGCCTTCGCCATACATGATGTCGAACTCGACCTGCTTGAAGGGCGGCGCCATCTTGTTCTTGACGACCTTGACCCGCGTCTGGTTGCCGACGACCTCCTCACGCTCCTTGACCGAGCCGATGCGCCGGATATCGAGACGAACGGAAGCGTAAAACTTGAGCGCATTACCGCCCGTCGTCGTTTCCGGCGAGCCGAACATCACCCCGATCTTCATGCGGATCTGGTTGATGAAGATCACCATGCAATTGGACTTGGAGATCGAGGCCGTCAGCTTGCGCAGCGCCTGGCTCATGAGCCGCGCCTGCATGCCCGGCAGGCTGTCGCCCATCTCGCCCTCGATTTCGGCGCGCGGCACGAGTGCGGCCACCGAATCGACGACAAGCACGTCGATTGCGCCGGAGCGGACCAGCGTATCGGTGATTTCCAGCGCCTGTTCCCCCGTATCGGGCTGCGAAATCAGGAGATTTTCGAGGTCGACGCCGAGCTTGCGCGCATAGATCGGGTCGAGTGCATGCTCGGCATCCACAAATCCGCAGATGCCGCCCTTCTTCTGGGCCTCGGCAATGGTCTGCAGCGCCAGCGTGGTCTTGCCCGAGCTTTCCGGACCATAGATCTCGATGATGCGGCCCTTCGGCAGACCGCCTATTCCGAGCGCGATATCGAGACCGAGCGAACCGGTGGAGACGGTTTCGATCTCAACCACGCTGTCCTTCGCTCCGAGCTTCATGATCGATCCCTTGCCGAACGAACGTTCGATCTGGGAAAGAGCCGCTTCAAGTGCCTTGCTTTTGTCCACCGATTTGTCCTCTACGAGCCGCAAAGAATTTTGTGCCATTGGTCCACCTTTAGGTTATTGGAGCTATCGAGGCAATGAAGCCGCCGCAAGCGTTTTTGTACATGTTTTGTTCCAATTTGGCAATGGCACCTCAAAGAGTTGAAAATGCTCACTTTATTTCGTTGCGTTCAACTCTTGTTCACGCCGCGCGACCACTGTATCCACAGGCGGCGCGTCAACTCGCCCGGGCATTTTCCCAAAGTCCCGATTCGCGTCGTGAATCGCAGTGGATCAAATCCGGACAAAGCCATAGAACATAGTCCGGAACGATAGATCGGGATGCCGGCGGAAGCGAGGCTTCGCCTCCTTTTTCCGCCTTTTGTCGAGGATCAGATGCAGAAACTGGTGAAGCCGCGGAATATCGCCGTTTTCGGCGGCGCGCATATCGACCGACGCGGCCGGATCAGCGGCGCGACGGCACCGGGCGCGAGCAATCCGGGCACGTGGTTCGAGGAGGCCGGCGGCGGCGGCTTCAATGCCGCACGAAATCTCTCGCGTCTCGGCCATCGAGTGACGATGATCAGCCCGCGCGGCGGCGATGCCGCCGGCGACACGGTGGCGGCAGCGGCGGAAGCTGCGGGTGTGATCGACCGTCCTTTCATCTTTCTCGACCGCAAGACGCCGAGCTATACGGCAATCCTCGAAAACGACGGCAATCTGGTCATCGCGCTCGCGGACATGGATCTCTACGCTTTGTTTACACCGCGCCGGCTGCAGCAGCGTGCCACGCGTGAGATTTTGGCTGCGAGCGAGCTCGTGCTGATGGACGCCAATCTGCCGGGGGAGACCTTGACGGCCCTCGTCGGATGCACCGCGGGGTACAGCCAGCTACGTGCCGGTATCGCCGTTTCGCCGGCAAAGGTGGTCCGCTACCGGGAATGCCTGGAGCAGCTCGATTTCCTGTTCCTGAACGAGACGGAAGCACGTGCGCTTACCGAAACCGAAGCCTCGACCGCCGAAGAATGGCCGTCGCTGCTGCGCTCCGTCGGCCTCTCCGGAGGCGTCGTGACGCGCGGAGGCCGCGCCGCGGTAGCCTTCGATCGCGAGAGTGCCTGCCTCGGGACCCCACCGGCTCTTCCAGCGCTCGCCGACGTCACCGGCGCCGGCGACGCGCTGGCCTCGGGCTTTCTCACCGCCCGGCTTGCAGGCAGCGATCTTTCCGCTTCCTTGCGTTGCGGCATAGCGGCCGCCGTCATAACGCTGCACTCGCCCTTCGCGGCTTCCGACGGGATGTCGCAGGACATGCTGGAGCAGGTTCTGCACCTTGTGCCGGGAACGGAAATGCTGTCATGAGATTTGGCGGCTGAATTGGGGAGCCGGTAGCGCGGAAATGGGGGCAGTTCTTCCCCATCCCGCTGTTCCAGGCTCCGGAATCGACCAGACCTCCCGAGCGATTCTCCTCGAGGAGGTCGTGACTCAAGGAAAAGACCATGACCAACCTCTCCTCCCCGTCCCTGCCGATGGCATATTCGGATGAAGTCGCGGCCGCCAAGCAACGCGGTGCGCCCATCGTTGCACTGGAATCGACGATCATCACGCATGGCATGCCCTATCCCGGCAACCTCGACATGGCCCGCAGCGTCGAGACGATCATTCGGGAACAGGGCGCGGTGCCCGCGACCATCGCCGTGATCCACGGGGTCCTGCATATCGGCCTGGACGGCGCAAAGCTGGAGGCGCTGTCGAAGACTCAGGGCGCGATGAAGCTTTCGCGCGCCGATCTCGCCTTTGCCATCGCCGAACGCCGCACCGGCGCCACGACGGTTGCCGCAACGATGATCGCTGCCGCCCGCGCCGACATCAGGGTTTTCGCGACCGGAGGCATCGGCGGCGTTCACCGCGGAGCGGAACAGAGCTTCGACATATCGGCCGATCTCGACGAACTCGCACGGACCGGCGTGATCGTCGTCTGTGCCGGCGCCAAGGCCATTCTGGACATTCCCAAAACTCTCGAAGTGCTCGAAAGCCGCGGCGTCCCGGTCGTAACCTATGACAGCGAGAACTTCCCGGCCTTCTGGTCACGCGATTCCGGCCTCAAGAGCCCGCTGATGCTGAACAGCCCGGCAGCGATCGCCAGTTTCCAGCAGACGCGCGAGCTGCTCGGAATCGACGGGGGGATGCTTATCGCCAATCCGG
Encoded here:
- the recA gene encoding recombinase RecA, with the protein product MAQNSLRLVEDKSVDKSKALEAALSQIERSFGKGSIMKLGAKDSVVEIETVSTGSLGLDIALGIGGLPKGRIIEIYGPESSGKTTLALQTIAEAQKKGGICGFVDAEHALDPIYARKLGVDLENLLISQPDTGEQALEITDTLVRSGAIDVLVVDSVAALVPRAEIEGEMGDSLPGMQARLMSQALRKLTASISKSNCMVIFINQIRMKIGVMFGSPETTTGGNALKFYASVRLDIRRIGSVKEREEVVGNQTRVKVVKNKMAPPFKQVEFDIMYGEGVSKTGELIDLGVKAGIVEKSGAWFSYNSQRLGQGRENAKLFLRENPDLLREIETALRQNAGLIADRFLENGGPESEGDEAADM
- a CDS encoding carbohydrate kinase family protein, yielding MQKLVKPRNIAVFGGAHIDRRGRISGATAPGASNPGTWFEEAGGGGFNAARNLSRLGHRVTMISPRGGDAAGDTVAAAAEAAGVIDRPFIFLDRKTPSYTAILENDGNLVIALADMDLYALFTPRRLQQRATREILAASELVLMDANLPGETLTALVGCTAGYSQLRAGIAVSPAKVVRYRECLEQLDFLFLNETEARALTETEASTAEEWPSLLRSVGLSGGVVTRGGRAAVAFDRESACLGTPPALPALADVTGAGDALASGFLTARLAGSDLSASLRCGIAAAVITLHSPFAASDGMSQDMLEQVLHLVPGTEMLS
- a CDS encoding pseudouridine-5'-phosphate glycosidase, encoding MTNLSSPSLPMAYSDEVAAAKQRGAPIVALESTIITHGMPYPGNLDMARSVETIIREQGAVPATIAVIHGVLHIGLDGAKLEALSKTQGAMKLSRADLAFAIAERRTGATTVAATMIAAARADIRVFATGGIGGVHRGAEQSFDISADLDELARTGVIVVCAGAKAILDIPKTLEVLESRGVPVVTYDSENFPAFWSRDSGLKSPLMLNSPAAIASFQQTRELLGIDGGMLIANPVPEESEIPREEMEIYITRALDNAASEGISGKAVTPYLLDNLFRLTDGRSLETNIALVENNARLAAEIAVALAAR